The nucleotide sequence GCAAGGTGTATATTGGGTAGGTATATTGATTGCTGCTGTTCTTTTTGGCGCAGGGCATTTGCCTATGCTGAGCCAGTTAGTATCAGAACCTACGCCTGTTTTGGTAAACTTTATCATATTCGCCAATGCTGCTGGCGGAGTTGTGTTTGGGTGGCTTTATTGGAAAAAAGGGCTGGAAGCTGCAATTATCGCTCATATGTTTGCCCATGTGGTATTGTTGATTTTTAATCATATTTCAGCTTAGTACATCATGCTCAAAGTCCTTATAGAAAAAGCATGTAAAAAAAGTATCGTTAAATAGTTATTTCTAACACTTGAGTATTATTTTTACGTTATTAAACACAACCACATTATTCATTTAACCCAAAAAACTGAAATGTATACTGGAATTCAACACTTCCATTCTTTTCTTGCCTATTTAGTATTGGCAGGTTTAGTTGTAAGTATTTTAAATGCCCTGGTAGGGTTTGGAAATAAAAAAGATTTTGCGGCTAAAGATAGAAAACTGTCTTTGCTGGGTTTAATTCCAACCCACCTTCAATTTTTACTTGGTATTATACTCTATTTTCTTTCTCCTTTAGGAGCAAGCAATATATCAGGAGAGGCTATGGGGAATTCTGTAGCCAGATTATACTTTCTTGAACATCCCTTGACTATGCTTATTGCCATTGTTTTAATAACTATTGGCTACTCAAAAGCTAAGCGTCAAGTAGGTTCTCCTAAAGGATATAAAAGTATATTTATATTTTATGGTATCGGATTTATATTGATTCTAACCAGAATCCCATGGATGAATTGGCCATAAGAAATGAAAGCATCAAAAAAACCTGAAGGAATTACTTCAGGTTTTTTTTGATTAATATTATCAGGTTTAGACAACAACAACTACTTTCCCTCTGGTTTTTCCTGTTTCTATTTGTTGATGGGCGCTGGCAATATCAGTAAATGAAAAAACATGGGATATAATAGGTTTTATTGCTCTAGAGTCCAGTAGTTCAGCAATTTTTTTCATATCATTTCCAGAAGATTTTACTAAATAGTTTGATGCTTGAATATTTTTATCCTTTGCTTTTGCCATAACTTCCTCTTTTACCCCTCCAACAATAGATATTAGTTTTCCTCCAGGACGTAAGCATTCAATAGACTTGAGCGTGGTATCTCCTCCGATAGGGTCTAATATTACATCAATATCTGTAGCAATATCTTCTATTTGTTCTTTTGTGTAATCAATATGCCTGTCTGCCCCAATTTCTTTCAAAAAGGTAGCATTTTTATAAGAAGCTGTTCCTGATACAGTTCTTCCCATAAGTTTGGCCATTTGTACAGCAAAGTGGCCCACGCCGCCCGCAGCAGCATGGATGAGTATATTCTGCTTGGTGGTAACTTGAGCCTCATGGTACAACACCTGCCAAGCAGTAAGGGCCGCTAAGGATGTGGCCGCTGCTTGGGTATGAGTAATGCCTTCAGGCTTTAATGTGAGGTGTTCTTCTGGTGCTGCAACATATTCTGCATAAGCTTTGCCATGTCCAGGGAAGTTGGTCATGCCAAATACTAATTGACCTTTTTTAAATTTTTTTACCTTGCTTCCTATCGCTTCTACCTCGCCTGATATATCCCATCCCAAAACAAGCGGCTGTTCGCTTTTTAATTGGTGATACATAGCGCCACCGTTTCTTGTTTTGACATCTACAGGGTTTATACTTATAGCATGTACACGTACGAGTATTTCATTTTCTTTTAAATCAGGTTTCTTTAAATTTTCTAGGGCTAGATTTTCAGAACCTCCGGGTTCTTTTAATACTATTGCTTTCATTTACCATATATGATTATGCAGATAAATGAAACCTCTAAAGAGCAAAAAGGTTATAAATACCGGTGGGTTATTCAGGTATCCTTAGTTCCGCTTTAGCCCAAAACGAATTTAGATAAAACAGAATGAGTGTTATATTTGTATTAAAGATTATTGTATAAACATGTATTTATGAGGACTATTAAACACATTCATACCGCAGAATATTCGCCTATTAGTGACCTAGAAACTTATCGAGCTATACCTACTCGGACGGTTCAGTATATTGACCCATTTTTATTCTTGAATCATCATGGCCCGCAGGTTTATCCTCCGAACAACAATGGACTACCTTTTGGGCCACATCCTCACAGGGGGATGGAGACTGTCACTTTTATTTTAAATGGGGATATTTCTCATAAAGATAGTAGTGGGCATGAAAGTATCATTAATGCAGGAGGTGTTCAATGGATGACGGCAGGCAAAGGTTTAATACATGCAGAAGTTTCTTCTGATGAATTTAAAGAAAAAGGAGGACCTCTTGAGATTTTACAACTTTGGTTGAACTTACCTGCAAAGCTGAAAATGACAAAACCTTTTTATAAGGGCTTGCAGAAAGAGGATATTCCTTCAGTTGCGATGGACAATGGAAAAGTAAAGTTAAATTTAGTATCTGGAAAGTGGGAAAGTGAAGAAGGAGCCTTTAATTCAGCTGTTGATGTACACTTAAGCACTGCTCACTTTGAAAAGGATGGCTTTTATTCTATTGATATACCAAAGGAGCAAAATATATTCTTTTATGTTATTAATGGCAATGTTGTGGTGAATGGAACCGATGTAGAAGCATTAAAACTGGTAGAGTTTAATAATGATGGCGAAAAGCTTGAAATTAAAGCCAAAACGGAGAGTATTGTGTTGTTAGGCTTTGCAAAGCCTTTAGATGAACCTGTGGTTGCACAAGGGCCATTTGTAATGAATACTGAAAAAGAAATAGAAGATGCTTATAAGGATTACCGCCAAGGAAAGTTTGGTACATGGTCCTCTTAAGACTTAGCATACATAAAATGAATTTGGTAAACGTAGAGACAAGTCTTTGTTACTACATTTACCAAACTTTTACTTAGGGGGCGCTGAAAAACGCCCAAAATATTGACCTGTTGATATTTGCATAAAAATTAGGAGGTGTAGGTGCAAGGGTTTTCCAGTTATTTCTTATTTTTCCGTGCACATTAAATTAACAAGCTTTTAATCCAATACTTTTTTGGGCTAGCCACAAGCGCACAATCTACTTTATGGCCTTCATTCGAAGTATTCCAATACGTCTTCATGTAAGGCCATGCATATCTTGCACACTTGTGACTTTTTCAGCAGGCCCTACTTAAACCTGGATTATGCAGGTTAAACTGTAAGCGCCTTTAAACAAGGATCAGTATAATCTTTTACAATTGCCAATAGATTATCATATTTCTCGAAGTCTTTTGCTTCATGTGCGGTTGTTAGAACTACGCACTTCATTCCTGCATTTTGGGCACATTCGACACCTTTGGGTGCGTCTTCAAAAACGATACAATTTTCCGGTTCTACGCCCATACTATTGGCTGCTAATAAAAACGTTTCTGGATGAGGTTTGCTCTCTTTAACGTCTTCTGCGCATACAATGCATTTAAAGTAGTGCCTTAAGTTTAAATTGTCCAGAATATAATCGACGTTAAAAACACCTGCTGCGGAACCAATAGACATAGGTATATTTTGATTAGCAGCTTCTTTAAAAAAGATGTCCAGACCATCTATAAGCTTCATGTGGGGGCGATAAAGTTTTTGATATCTTTTTTCTTTTTCTATAACATAATGGTTCATTTCTTCAGGAGTAAACCTGCTTTTTCCAAATACCCGCTCTAATAGCTCTTCGTTTTTGCCATACATTTGTAGTTTAACTTGTTCGTAAGTCATAGAGGCTCCAAGATCTTTATTGAGCATTTCATACCAGATTTCAGTATGGTATTTCATATCGTCTATCATGGTGCCATTCATATCAAATATGAAGGCTTTGTTTGGCTGTGTCATTAAATTTCAAAATTGGTGTCAAACCTGAATTAATCAATAGGGCTTTCTAATACGCAGCAAAACAACTTCAGGTCAGTCTTCGCTCACGTTTGTTGTTATTTTGCTCCTCATGATGAAGTATATCGCATAATTGAGATTAAAGCAATAATAGTTCAAAAGATGCTAAAAAAGAAATCTTTTGGATACTGATATTACTATAGCTGTGGGCTTTTAAATATAGTTGTAAACAAGGTTTAAGGACAACAGTTATAAAAATACATTTCTTTCAAACAAATTAATGAGATTATGCAAAAGATACCAAAAGATAAAATGCCAGACAGTAGCCTAGCTTTGTTGGCTGATGGTTATGAATTTATTACAAAAAGGTGCGAAAAGTATCAGTCAGACGTATTTGAAACCAAACTACTTTTTGAGAGGCGCATATGCATGAAAGGGGAGGAGGCTGCAAAAGTCTTTTATGATAAAGAGCTATTTAAAAGAGAGGGTGCGGCTCCCGATAAAGTAAAGAAAACACTTTTTGGTGAGGGTGGTGTTCAAGGGCTAGATGGAGAATCGCATGCAAAGCGTAAGATGATGTTTATGTCTATGATGTCTCCTGAAGGCCTTGCAAAATTGCGTTCTTTAATGGAAGAGCAATGGCAGCGTCACCTTGAAAAATGGGTAAAGCAAGACGAAGTAAAGCTTTTTGATGAAGCAGAAGACATTGTTTTTAAAGCTGTTTGCAAATGGAGTGGCATACCATTAAAAGATAAAGAAGTAAAAAAAAGACGTAAACAGGTAGGCGCACTTATTGAGGGGTCGGGAGCTGTAGGTATCCATTTATTAGCTTTAAGAGGTAGGAGCAAAGCAGAAAAATGGATTTCACGCTTAGTTAAAGATATTCGTAAGGGGGATTTAAATGTTGAAGAAAATACCGCCCTTCACACCATTGCTTTTCATAAAGATGCAGATGGTACGCAACTGAACCCTCGCATAGCTGCTGTTGAACTGCTTAATGTTATTCGTCCTACAGTAGCAGTAGATCGGTATATTGTTTTTGCAGCATTGGCCCTACATGAATATCCTGGGTATAAACAAAGAATTAGAAAAGGTGATGATGAATTTGTGGAGTTGTTTGTGCAGGAGGTACGTAGATATTACCCGTTTTTCCCATTTACAACCGCTGTAGTGAAGAAGGATTTTGAATGGAAAGGGTTCAAGTTTGAGAAAGATACCAATGTTTTACTAGACTTGTACGGAACCAACCACGATGCTCGGTCCTGGGAAAATCCTGAAAAATTTAGGCCCCAGCGCTTTTCTAACTGGAATGAAAGCCCTTATAATTTTATACCTCAAGGAGGAGGAAGTCATGAGAAAAACCATAGGTGTCCAGGTGAATGGATAACCATTGATACAATGAAAATTGCTGTTAAATTTTTGTGTCGTAAAATGGACTATCAGGTTCCAAAGCAGGATTTGACTGTAAGCATGTCCAGGATTCCTGCCCTTCCGGCCAGCGGGTTTATTATAAAAAATGTTCGTCCTCTTTAAAAGAAAAGCCTTTTCAAATAGTTGTAGCGATCAGGCGTGCCTTTTCGTTGCAACTACTGAAAAGGGGCTTTCCTTCAAAATTCAAAGACTTTAGATTTGGTCTTCATCGTCTTCTGTAATTCCATCTCGTCTTTGCTGGGCAGCGTCATCTTCATCTTCTACTTCACCGCCTGCACCCTCTTGTGCTCCAGCACCATTTTCTCCTTCACCGTATTGTTCTTCGGTCATTTCATCCTCTTCTTCCTCTTCTTCAAGCCCAGGATCTTGTTGTTCCTGTTGCTCTTGTTGCTGCGGTGTAGTAGTTGTTCCTGCAGCGCCATTGTCTTGTCCTTCTCCGCAAGAAGTAAAACCTAGAATTCCTAATCCAAATAATACTGCTATTAGCTTTTTCATCTGTTCTGTTTACTTTATGGTTTCTAAAAGAACCCTTCTCTTTTACATTTGTTTCGGAGGCCTTTTCTTCTATACTGACAAACATCAGTTTTCTAGGTGGCGACAGTCATTATTTCACATTTAAATTCATTTTAATATTGTATCAAATAAAACAACAGAAAAGTATTTTTAAACATTAAAATTTTACCATTATGAGAGCATATGCACCTATCAGCGACTACTATGAGTTTCTAGCTAGAATGAAAGAAGAGGCAAAAAGAGAGGCTTTAAGAAATGCAGCTAAAAATGATCAAAAAGAGCATTTTGACTTTAACCATAAAAAGGAGAACAAGAAAGAAGCTGCAATTATTTTTTAGGATAGCATTGAATGCAAATGGTTTCTTCAGTTTTTTATCAAATCTAATTTTATGGATGATAGTATAAAACAGTACCGTCTTATAAAACATGTGCGGAGTACGGCAAAGGTAGAAAGGGATGAATGTAGAAGAGTGGGGATAAGGCAATACCATAGCCGTCAGGCAGAGAAGTGCTCTGTCAGTTTTTTAGCTGGCAGAGCCATTTGATTTTCCTCCTTACTCCTCCTGAATAACTTTGCCCTTTCTACTTGCTTTTGTTAGGCTTACCCTTTTGTCTTTTTTGTTTTAACCTGTTTAAATAAACAAATTTTTTATTCTGGCTATTATCTTATAAAGATTGTTTTGAATGACAATACAACAATCAGCAGGTAATGGTATGAGGCCGCTAGGGGAGAAAAGTCGCATGCATGTCTTGGATGCTCTGCGCGGATTCTCTATTCTAGGGATATTACTTGTTAATTTGTTTTACCTTTCTGGATATAAATATTTTTCTCCTGAAAGTTTTGGTTCAGCAGAGTTAGACGAAAAAGTCTTGTTTTATGTAAACTTTTTGGCATTAGGCAAATTCTATAGCTTATTCTCATTTCTTTTTGGTCTTGGCTTTGCTATTCAATTGGACAGGACTAGCCAAAAGGGGCTTCCATTTTTACCATTGTATTTTAGAAGGCTTGGTGTTTTATTTGTCATAGGTTTGCTCCATACACTTGTATGGCAAGGTGATATTCTCACCGTATACTCGCTGGCAGCTATTCTATTGATTCCGTTCAAAAAAGCTAACAACAAAACTATACTTGGTTTTTCTGTTGCACTTTTGATTTCACCAGCTTTTCTCGAGTTAGCCATGAATCAACTGTCCATAAACCCTGGACAGTCTCTTTACTCATTAGGCCATCGTATAAAACAATCGTGGGACTTGCCTACATCCTCTACCATAGTTACAGAGGGTGGTCTATATACCTATTTATTGGCCAAAGTTCCGGATACTTTATTAAGGTATGCAGAGATATTATCAGGAAGCAGGTTCCCTAAATTATGGGGAATGTTTCTTCTGGGGCTTTATTTTGGGCGGAACAACTTGTTTGCTGATATTAAGAAAAATGCTAAAGTATTTAAATTTCTTTTACTTTTTGGAGGTTTAGGCGGGCTTGTTTTTACTTATTTTTACTTTATGTTTTCTTGGCCTGCTGGCTCAGAAAATCTGCATTTTTTTAAAACCTTGGCGAGGTCATTGGGAGAGCACCCTTTAGCATTAGGGTATATGGCTGGATTTAGCTTATTATATGCCAAGAAACAAGCTGTTTTGGATTGGATGGCTCCTGCTGGGCGAATGGCTTTGACCAATTATTTGATGCAAAGCATAATTAGTGTGCTTTTTTTCTACAACATAGGACTTGGCTTAGGTCCCGTAGGGCCTGCGTACTACGTTCCTTTTGCCTTTGTGTTTTTTCTTTTTCAGGTTTTGTATAGCCACTGGTGGTTAAAGTTTTTTAAATATGGCCCAGTAGAATACTTGTGGCGTTCTTGTATTTATGGCAAGCTCCAGCGGTTTAGAAAATAATGCTTAATAATTTTATAAAATAAGTCGTTTTACTGAAACCGTTTATAGGCGTTTTGAGTTAAGATAAAAACAACATATTATAATAACTATTTTAATTCTCATTACCCTATGAAAATTCATGCACCAATCAGCGAGTATTTCGAGTTTGTAGCAAGACAAAGACAAAAAGAGCAGCAGGCACAAGTAAATCAGACGCAATCGAATAAATCCTTTGGTCATAAGAAGTCAGAAAGAAAAGCCGCTTAAAAGCTTTAGTTCATAAGTCCGGGCCTAGTCTCGGACTATTTTTTTGTTCTTTTTAACCTGCATTGTATTTGTCTAATATGTAAATTTGTACATGCAGAAATTCTATCCCCTCTTTTTCCTACTTATATTCATGCTTTTCTCTTGCGGTGAAAATGAGACCCAAGAAGTGTCTAGCTCTATAGAGGTTTTTTCATTAGAGTCTAAAGGAAGCAAAACCATTTATACTTCTGAAAATATTATATCTTCCCCCCAATGGTCTCCTGATGGGAAATATATTTTTTTTAATGAGAATGAAAATATACTTCAAATATCTGTGGAGGATGGATTAGTAGAAACTGTTATTTCGTCTGTGCCATGCAGCCCAAATTACGGCATAAGCTCTGATGGTAAAAGTTTGGCGGTGTCGGTATTGGGAAAGCCTGGTGATAATACTCAAATTACTATTTTTTCTTTAGAAGAAGATGGACAATCCCAAAACTTTACTTTCAACGGAGATGCTTGGTTTCATGGTTGGGATCCAACAGGAAACAGGTTTGTTTTTTGTGGAAAACAAAGTGATAAATTAGATATTTATAGCGCCTCCTTACAAGGGGAGTTGGCAAAGTTGACTAATTCTGGTGATTTTTTGAGCAATACGCCTGATTACTCTTTAGATGGAAAGTATATTTATTTTAGTTCCGATAGAAGCGGAATTGCCGAGGTTTGGAGGATCGATGCAAATGGGGACAACCTTAAGCAAATCACTTCTGATGACTATAATAACTGGTTCCCGCACCCGTCTCCTGATGGGAACAATTTACTGTTTCTTTCTTATAACAATGACGTGTACAAACATCCTTCTAATGAAGAAATTCAGGTGCGTTTGATGTCTCTATCTGACAAAAAAGCTGAGACTTTGTTCGAGACGATTGGAGGACAGGGGACGTTTAATATGCCTTGCTGGTCTCCAGATAGTAAGTCTTTCGTATATGTAAATTATACCCCTTAAAAGGTAAAGTTTCTAAGAATAAAAAGAAAATTATACCATATTCTGCTATCTTTTTAATGGCCTAATCCGTTATATATTATAATACTAAAGTCTTAAAAGTTCATAAGTCAGTAGGCCTAATGCTTGGGCAACAAACACGT is from Cytophagaceae bacterium ABcell3 and encodes:
- a CDS encoding DUF418 domain-containing protein, producing the protein MTIQQSAGNGMRPLGEKSRMHVLDALRGFSILGILLVNLFYLSGYKYFSPESFGSAELDEKVLFYVNFLALGKFYSLFSFLFGLGFAIQLDRTSQKGLPFLPLYFRRLGVLFVIGLLHTLVWQGDILTVYSLAAILLIPFKKANNKTILGFSVALLISPAFLELAMNQLSINPGQSLYSLGHRIKQSWDLPTSSTIVTEGGLYTYLLAKVPDTLLRYAEILSGSRFPKLWGMFLLGLYFGRNNLFADIKKNAKVFKFLLLFGGLGGLVFTYFYFMFSWPAGSENLHFFKTLARSLGEHPLALGYMAGFSLLYAKKQAVLDWMAPAGRMALTNYLMQSIISVLFFYNIGLGLGPVGPAYYVPFAFVFFLFQVLYSHWWLKFFKYGPVEYLWRSCIYGKLQRFRK
- a CDS encoding cytochrome P450 yields the protein MQKIPKDKMPDSSLALLADGYEFITKRCEKYQSDVFETKLLFERRICMKGEEAAKVFYDKELFKREGAAPDKVKKTLFGEGGVQGLDGESHAKRKMMFMSMMSPEGLAKLRSLMEEQWQRHLEKWVKQDEVKLFDEAEDIVFKAVCKWSGIPLKDKEVKKRRKQVGALIEGSGAVGIHLLALRGRSKAEKWISRLVKDIRKGDLNVEENTALHTIAFHKDADGTQLNPRIAAVELLNVIRPTVAVDRYIVFAALALHEYPGYKQRIRKGDDEFVELFVQEVRRYYPFFPFTTAVVKKDFEWKGFKFEKDTNVLLDLYGTNHDARSWENPEKFRPQRFSNWNESPYNFIPQGGGSHEKNHRCPGEWITIDTMKIAVKFLCRKMDYQVPKQDLTVSMSRIPALPASGFIIKNVRPL
- a CDS encoding NADP-dependent oxidoreductase; its protein translation is MKAIVLKEPGGSENLALENLKKPDLKENEILVRVHAISINPVDVKTRNGGAMYHQLKSEQPLVLGWDISGEVEAIGSKVKKFKKGQLVFGMTNFPGHGKAYAEYVAAPEEHLTLKPEGITHTQAAATSLAALTAWQVLYHEAQVTTKQNILIHAAAGGVGHFAVQMAKLMGRTVSGTASYKNATFLKEIGADRHIDYTKEQIEDIATDIDVILDPIGGDTTLKSIECLRPGGKLISIVGGVKEEVMAKAKDKNIQASNYLVKSSGNDMKKIAELLDSRAIKPIISHVFSFTDIASAHQQIETGKTRGKVVVVV
- a CDS encoding pirin family protein, with product MRTIKHIHTAEYSPISDLETYRAIPTRTVQYIDPFLFLNHHGPQVYPPNNNGLPFGPHPHRGMETVTFILNGDISHKDSSGHESIINAGGVQWMTAGKGLIHAEVSSDEFKEKGGPLEILQLWLNLPAKLKMTKPFYKGLQKEDIPSVAMDNGKVKLNLVSGKWESEEGAFNSAVDVHLSTAHFEKDGFYSIDIPKEQNIFFYVINGNVVVNGTDVEALKLVEFNNDGEKLEIKAKTESIVLLGFAKPLDEPVVAQGPFVMNTEKEIEDAYKDYRQGKFGTWSS
- a CDS encoding HAD family phosphatase, which translates into the protein MTQPNKAFIFDMNGTMIDDMKYHTEIWYEMLNKDLGASMTYEQVKLQMYGKNEELLERVFGKSRFTPEEMNHYVIEKEKRYQKLYRPHMKLIDGLDIFFKEAANQNIPMSIGSAAGVFNVDYILDNLNLRHYFKCIVCAEDVKESKPHPETFLLAANSMGVEPENCIVFEDAPKGVECAQNAGMKCVVLTTAHEAKDFEKYDNLLAIVKDYTDPCLKALTV